A part of Silvimonas soli genomic DNA contains:
- a CDS encoding methyl-accepting chemotaxis protein, translating into MQWLNDFHTVFERTLLGTLNRKFAFLYLLLAAPIAMLVVTSFADTAMTDTAHQLGLDANAIAKLSHAFDTITTWAWILTVLSAAFITVQVIYFRFWITRPVLAITSVLNDVAGGEGDLSRDVPVITSDEIAELAASCNRFLAKQREIIASVQTMTVGIALEAAKSMKSIGDSAQSAHQQDALAQKVVETSDSTTQGINDVSRRTQEISGSTTHNLEMARASYAELQDVTDRIHAISTRMASFNDTVNGLNQRSASIKSIVDLIKEISGQTNLLALNAAIEAARAGEAGRGFAVVADEVRKLAEKVGVATDDISRDIDSMLGEVAHTRDETTVITNDAQLTRAVVEKASGQFSRMMVDFESTSAALIGIASTLEEFTAANNVVNANVSEIHALSLKVNERMGLSANSSQGLARAAEQVQELIGRFTVGRGHLDANIQKACQTRDLIQTKIEAMHKQGVNVFDQQYQPIPGSAPVKYKTSFDGRFETEIQPLYDQLARAAAGGKFVLAVDTNGYGPTHNSWYSKTPTGDKATDLVNSRDKRIFNDPAGLRAARNTQRFLLQTYVRDTGEIMTELDVPIHVNGRHWGGLRLGFDASHMLENKA; encoded by the coding sequence ATGCAATGGTTGAATGACTTTCACACCGTATTTGAACGCACTTTGCTGGGCACTCTAAACCGCAAATTTGCCTTTCTTTACCTGTTACTTGCCGCCCCCATTGCCATGCTGGTCGTAACCAGCTTTGCCGATACGGCCATGACCGATACCGCGCACCAGTTGGGCCTTGATGCGAATGCCATTGCCAAACTAAGCCATGCGTTTGACACCATCACCACTTGGGCATGGATCCTCACCGTGCTCAGCGCCGCATTTATTACCGTGCAGGTGATCTATTTCCGCTTCTGGATTACCCGGCCGGTACTGGCTATCACCTCTGTTCTGAATGACGTCGCCGGTGGCGAAGGCGATCTTTCGCGCGACGTGCCAGTGATTACCAGCGACGAAATCGCCGAACTGGCCGCGAGTTGTAACCGTTTCCTGGCCAAGCAGCGCGAAATCATTGCCAGCGTGCAAACCATGACCGTGGGCATCGCGCTGGAAGCGGCCAAATCAATGAAAAGCATCGGCGATTCCGCACAGTCGGCACACCAGCAAGATGCGTTGGCGCAAAAAGTGGTGGAAACCAGCGACAGCACCACTCAAGGGATTAACGACGTGTCGCGGCGCACCCAGGAAATCTCCGGCTCCACCACCCACAATCTCGAAATGGCGCGGGCTTCTTATGCGGAACTCCAGGACGTCACCGACCGCATCCACGCCATCAGCACCCGCATGGCCAGCTTTAACGACACGGTAAATGGATTGAATCAACGTTCGGCCAGCATCAAAAGCATTGTGGATTTGATCAAGGAAATCTCCGGGCAAACCAACTTGCTGGCCTTGAACGCGGCGATTGAAGCGGCGCGGGCGGGTGAAGCCGGACGCGGTTTTGCCGTGGTCGCAGATGAAGTACGCAAGCTGGCAGAAAAAGTGGGCGTCGCCACCGACGATATTTCCCGCGATATCGACAGCATGCTCGGCGAGGTAGCCCATACTCGCGATGAAACAACCGTCATCACCAACGATGCGCAGCTCACACGGGCCGTGGTAGAAAAAGCCTCGGGTCAATTCTCGCGGATGATGGTGGATTTTGAATCCACTTCCGCCGCCCTGATCGGCATTGCCAGCACGCTGGAGGAATTCACCGCAGCCAACAATGTGGTGAACGCCAATGTTTCAGAAATACACGCTCTGTCGCTCAAAGTGAACGAGCGCATGGGTTTGTCTGCCAATTCCTCACAAGGCTTGGCTCGTGCCGCCGAGCAAGTACAAGAGTTGATTGGCCGCTTTACCGTAGGCCGCGGCCACCTGGATGCCAATATCCAGAAAGCCTGCCAGACCCGCGACCTGATCCAGACAAAAATTGAGGCCATGCACAAACAAGGCGTCAATGTGTTTGACCAGCAATATCAGCCTATTCCTGGTAGCGCGCCGGTCAAATACAAAACCTCATTTGACGGACGTTTTGAAACAGAAATCCAGCCACTTTACGATCAACTGGCCCGCGCGGCCGCTGGCGGTAAGTTTGTGCTGGCGGTAGATACCAACGGCTACGGCCCGACGCATAACAGCTGGTATTCCAAAACGCCCACTGGCGATAAAGCCACTGACTTGGTCAATAGCCGCGACAAGCGCATTTTCAATGACCCGGCCGGGCTGCGTGCGGCGCGCAATACCCAGCGCTTTTTGTTGCAAACCTATGTACGCGATACCGGCGAGATCATGACTGAGCTGGATGTGCCTATTCATGTGAATGGCCGGCACTGGGGCGGTTTGCGACTCGGTTTTGATGCAAGCCACATGCTGGAAAACAAAGCCTGA
- the rbsD gene encoding D-ribose pyranase encodes MKKTALLNAALSRLIATLGHGDMILIADAGMPTPLHAPDVQIIDLALVPGTPGFSQVLAAVLSEMQVQSHVIATEMVAAQQAPLTALAEHADVLGERKVLSHEALKTLSRDARAFIRTGECTPYANVMLVAGVTF; translated from the coding sequence ATGAAGAAAACCGCTTTGCTCAATGCCGCGCTGTCCCGCCTCATTGCAACGCTGGGGCATGGCGACATGATTCTGATCGCCGACGCGGGCATGCCCACGCCTTTGCATGCGCCAGACGTGCAAATCATCGATCTGGCACTCGTGCCCGGCACGCCCGGTTTCAGCCAGGTGCTGGCCGCAGTGCTGAGTGAAATGCAGGTGCAATCGCACGTGATTGCCACTGAAATGGTGGCTGCTCAGCAAGCACCACTGACGGCATTGGCTGAGCATGCCGACGTGCTGGGCGAGCGCAAAGTCCTTAGCCATGAAGCACTCAAAACCTTGAGCCGCGATGCGCGTGCCTTTATCCGCACCGGCGAATGCACGCCCTATGCCAACGTAATGCTGGTGGCAGGTGTCACCTTCTAG
- a CDS encoding barstar family protein, with product MSVKKPTLVTLTHIHKMDDVYDQFSAQLALPDYFGRNLDALYDVLTSDVAGPLQIVWHGAKTAEGHLGHEHYAALLAVFDDVGEERDDLEVILS from the coding sequence ATGTCAGTAAAGAAACCAACCCTAGTGACGCTGACCCATATCCATAAAATGGACGATGTATACGACCAGTTCAGCGCCCAACTCGCCCTGCCCGACTACTTTGGTCGCAATCTGGATGCGCTTTACGACGTGTTGACCTCAGACGTAGCCGGCCCTCTGCAAATTGTCTGGCATGGCGCAAAAACCGCAGAAGGCCACCTCGGGCATGAGCACTACGCAGCGCTGCTGGCAGTGTTTGATGATGTGGGTGAAGAACGCGACGATCTGGAAGTGATCCTTTCCTAG
- a CDS encoding ribonuclease domain-containing protein — MRFLVSLFLAGLCGSAMAAPSCNQVVQDLNQRISPKVDATQLAQTLGALAQTGRLPDSYVTKRAAENAGWRPGSNLWQTQPGKSIGGDRFGNYEHRLPNGQYKEADLDYRGGKRGAKRLIFGNDGRRYVTVDHYQTFTEVPACQ; from the coding sequence ATGCGCTTTCTTGTTTCGTTATTCCTGGCGGGCTTGTGTGGTTCAGCAATGGCAGCGCCGTCCTGCAATCAGGTAGTGCAGGATCTGAACCAACGCATCAGCCCCAAGGTAGATGCAACGCAGTTGGCACAAACACTTGGCGCGCTGGCCCAAACCGGGCGCTTGCCTGATAGCTATGTCACCAAGCGCGCAGCAGAAAATGCCGGTTGGCGACCGGGCAGCAATCTGTGGCAAACCCAGCCGGGAAAGTCCATAGGTGGCGATCGCTTTGGTAACTACGAACACCGTTTGCCCAATGGCCAATATAAAGAAGCTGATCTGGATTATCGCGGCGGCAAGCGCGGTGCCAAACGGCTAATCTTTGGCAATGATGGTCGCCGTTATGTCACGGTCGATCATTATCAAACCTTTACCGAGGTACCGGCATGTCAGTAA
- a CDS encoding radical SAM protein: MPDFVPVRMLRVNDHARDSAGFTYVYPVVSRRAGGVSIGINLNPNNACNWRCLYCQVPDLKRGGPPPIALEQLEDELAAMLHQIVDGDFMAQRVPPELQRLNDIAFSGNGEPTMSHEFGQALVIVEQQLQVFGLLGQIKVVLITNGSQLYKPEALAVLEHMGRINGEVWFKVDRAPQDGFALVNQVQLNRAAVLRHLVEASRRCATWLQTCMFELDGALPDDAEVEAYLAFLREAKAQAGDLRGVLLYGLARPSMQPEADRLRAAPAEWMKTLAERIEAQGLVVKLSI, from the coding sequence ATGCCTGATTTTGTGCCAGTCCGCATGTTGCGGGTGAACGATCACGCCCGCGACAGCGCGGGCTTTACCTATGTTTATCCCGTGGTATCGCGGCGTGCTGGCGGGGTCTCGATCGGCATCAATCTCAATCCGAACAACGCCTGCAACTGGCGTTGCCTGTATTGCCAAGTCCCGGATCTGAAGCGCGGCGGCCCGCCCCCCATTGCGCTTGAGCAGCTTGAAGACGAACTGGCGGCCATGCTGCATCAGATTGTTGATGGTGATTTCATGGCACAACGCGTGCCGCCAGAACTGCAGCGGTTGAACGACATTGCTTTCTCTGGCAATGGCGAGCCGACCATGAGCCATGAATTTGGCCAGGCGCTGGTCATCGTGGAGCAGCAACTGCAAGTCTTTGGTCTGCTGGGCCAGATCAAGGTGGTACTGATCACCAATGGCAGCCAGTTGTACAAGCCTGAAGCGCTAGCCGTGCTGGAGCATATGGGCCGCATCAATGGCGAAGTGTGGTTCAAGGTCGATCGCGCGCCGCAGGATGGATTTGCTTTGGTCAACCAGGTGCAGTTGAATCGCGCAGCTGTGCTACGGCATCTGGTCGAAGCTTCGCGGCGCTGTGCGACGTGGTTACAGACATGCATGTTTGAACTGGATGGCGCCTTGCCAGACGATGCAGAAGTCGAGGCTTATCTGGCGTTTTTGCGGGAAGCAAAGGCGCAGGCGGGGGATTTGCGTGGGGTGTTGTTGTATGGTCTGGCACGGCCATCCATGCAACCGGAGGCAGATCGCTTGCGTGCAGCGCCCGCAGAATGGATGAAGACCCTGGCCGAACGAATCGAAGCACAGGGTCTTGTGGTAAAGCTGAGCATTTAG
- a CDS encoding DNA-deoxyinosine glycosylase produces the protein MDLKRCFPPVVDQHTRLLLLGSLPGERSLAQAQYYAHPQNRFWELVGAVIGVDLRAQSYEMRLATLLAHHIGLWDVIAEAERQGSLDAAIRNQSHNALAELVKTLPALKAVGFNGGTSARIGRRQLLGISGLTLIDLPSSSPAYTLALAQKQQAWQQLVSAL, from the coding sequence ATGGATCTCAAACGTTGCTTCCCACCAGTGGTCGATCAACACACCCGGCTATTGTTGCTAGGCAGCCTGCCGGGCGAGCGCTCGTTGGCGCAGGCGCAGTATTACGCTCATCCACAAAACAGGTTCTGGGAACTGGTTGGTGCCGTCATCGGCGTTGATCTGCGGGCGCAATCGTATGAAATGCGGTTGGCCACCTTGCTGGCGCATCACATCGGCCTGTGGGATGTCATCGCAGAGGCGGAGCGCCAAGGCAGTCTGGATGCGGCTATCCGCAACCAGTCTCACAATGCACTCGCTGAGCTGGTCAAAACGCTGCCAGCGCTCAAAGCGGTGGGGTTCAACGGCGGTACATCGGCGCGAATAGGCCGACGGCAACTCTTGGGTATCAGCGGCCTGACGCTGATTGACCTGCCTTCATCCAGCCCTGCCTATACGCTGGCGTTGGCGCAGAAACAGCAAGCATGGCAACAGTTGGTGAGTGCGCTGTAA
- a CDS encoding acyl-CoA thioesterase has product MTRIKLDPPKWIDLQIELAIRVTDLNYGAHLGNMELLGLLHEARVQYLAHYGNTELGDAQTPGIILNDVAITFHSEGFLGEKLSIAMTAAEPWRAGYVLYYVVHAVKDNAPPRLVAVARTGITFFDYTSRKLQNMPKAWADRLNIDRTEEHEKISQQ; this is encoded by the coding sequence ATGACAAGAATCAAACTAGACCCGCCCAAGTGGATTGACCTGCAAATTGAACTTGCGATACGTGTCACCGATCTGAACTACGGTGCGCATCTGGGCAATATGGAGTTGCTGGGGCTGTTGCATGAGGCCCGCGTGCAATATCTGGCGCATTATGGAAATACCGAATTGGGCGATGCTCAAACGCCGGGCATTATCCTTAATGACGTTGCCATAACTTTCCATAGCGAAGGTTTTCTGGGTGAAAAACTGAGTATTGCCATGACCGCGGCTGAACCCTGGCGGGCAGGATATGTTCTTTATTATGTGGTGCACGCCGTCAAAGATAATGCCCCGCCGCGGCTGGTTGCAGTAGCCAGAACGGGCATCACGTTCTTTGATTACACTTCGCGCAAACTACAAAACATGCCCAAAGCATGGGCAGACCGGCTCAACATCGACAGGACTGAAGAACATGAAAAAATATCCCAACAATAG
- a CDS encoding nucleoside hydrolase yields the protein MKKTVLSLLLLGTALLAGCGGDSDSTGSAPKVIIDTDFNTMGDDGQLFVMATQLMAQGKIDVLGLTIESGNGWLMQEESDALKATERMGVSQRIGVYGGADYPLAYDETSIRAQQAANPNGWFGAWMFPKPQSSTDLIAPPDGFATSTTLRAQNAADFMIQTIKAHPHEITILEVGPLTNLALALRKAPEIAPLIKSIVYMGGNINVPGNSNAVAEMNWWFDPVAVQEVLRQDIPQVVIPLDVTDTVPLDQATFDAIAHNPARQTVVTQIYDTENAQFLGPDAHIFDTLTIAYLLDPTMATQTTDAWLAINTTPGEQQGQVSASTTAPIVGGSVRKIRYISKFDNARFLAQYIDLMTRAVPVVLPAN from the coding sequence ATGAAAAAGACAGTCCTGTCACTGCTTTTGCTGGGTACCGCTTTGCTGGCCGGATGCGGCGGAGATTCCGATTCAACTGGTTCCGCGCCCAAAGTGATCATCGATACCGACTTCAATACCATGGGTGACGATGGCCAATTGTTCGTCATGGCCACGCAATTGATGGCCCAAGGCAAAATTGATGTGCTGGGCCTGACCATTGAAAGCGGGAATGGCTGGCTCATGCAGGAGGAAAGCGACGCGCTCAAGGCCACGGAACGCATGGGCGTTTCGCAGCGCATTGGCGTGTATGGCGGGGCGGATTACCCGCTAGCGTACGATGAAACCAGCATTCGGGCGCAGCAGGCTGCCAACCCCAACGGTTGGTTTGGCGCATGGATGTTCCCCAAACCGCAAAGCTCGACCGATCTGATCGCACCGCCGGATGGTTTTGCCACCAGCACCACTTTGCGAGCACAGAATGCGGCGGATTTCATGATCCAGACCATCAAGGCGCACCCGCATGAAATCACCATTCTGGAAGTTGGCCCGCTGACCAATCTGGCGCTGGCATTACGCAAAGCGCCAGAAATTGCGCCGCTGATCAAATCCATTGTGTATATGGGCGGCAATATCAATGTGCCTGGCAATTCCAATGCAGTGGCCGAAATGAACTGGTGGTTTGACCCGGTGGCCGTACAGGAAGTGCTGCGTCAGGATATCCCGCAAGTGGTGATTCCGCTGGATGTAACCGATACCGTGCCGCTGGATCAGGCGACGTTTGATGCCATTGCGCATAATCCGGCCAGGCAAACGGTGGTCACGCAGATTTACGACACCGAAAACGCCCAGTTCCTCGGGCCGGATGCACACATCTTTGACACGCTAACCATTGCCTATCTGCTTGATCCAACCATGGCGACCCAAACCACGGATGCCTGGCTCGCCATCAACACTACGCCAGGCGAGCAGCAAGGGCAGGTCTCTGCCAGCACCACGGCGCCCATCGTCGGTGGCTCGGTGCGCAAGATTCGCTATATCAGCAAGTTCGATAACGCACGCTTCCTGGCGCAGTACATCGATCTGATGACCCGGGCAGTGCCGGTGGTACTACCTGCTAACTGA
- a CDS encoding helix-turn-helix transcriptional regulator, translating into MSIRRKELGEFLNALRQKCEPAAFGFPVGQRRRTQGLRREEVAQLADISPTWYTWIEQGREISVSGKALHRLAQAMRLDKTQRAYLFELAGQRDIQPGTAELETTPPFLQQIVDDFRMPAYVMGRYWDMLAWNAAAADLFGDWLDADRAPNLLRFVFADPQARTLVEDWESRAQRLVAEFRADSRDQLEDAVLMQLIDSLHQASPEFATYWKRYDVLERHGGLRGFNHPVHGHMNLSQVTFQLVDQDHLKLVLLTRTPEPE; encoded by the coding sequence ATGTCTATCCGTCGCAAAGAACTGGGCGAGTTCCTGAACGCGCTGCGCCAGAAATGCGAGCCTGCCGCGTTTGGTTTTCCAGTCGGGCAACGCCGCCGTACTCAAGGGTTACGCCGCGAAGAAGTCGCCCAACTGGCCGATATCAGCCCCACCTGGTACACCTGGATTGAACAAGGCCGCGAGATCAGCGTTTCCGGCAAAGCATTGCACCGACTGGCGCAGGCCATGCGGCTGGATAAAACCCAACGCGCTTATCTATTTGAGTTGGCAGGCCAGCGCGATATCCAACCCGGCACCGCCGAACTGGAAACCACCCCGCCGTTTCTGCAGCAGATTGTTGACGATTTTCGCATGCCAGCCTACGTGATGGGGCGCTATTGGGACATGCTGGCCTGGAATGCCGCTGCTGCCGACTTGTTTGGGGACTGGCTGGATGCTGATCGCGCACCCAACCTGCTGCGTTTTGTGTTCGCGGACCCGCAAGCGCGCACACTGGTAGAGGATTGGGAATCACGTGCACAACGACTGGTGGCTGAGTTTCGAGCCGATAGCCGTGATCAACTGGAAGACGCGGTTCTGATGCAGCTGATAGATAGTCTGCATCAGGCCAGCCCGGAATTTGCTACTTACTGGAAACGCTATGATGTTCTGGAACGACACGGTGGATTGCGCGGGTTCAATCACCCGGTGCATGGGCATATGAACTTGAGCCAGGTCACTTTTCAGTTGGTGGATCAGGATCATCTCAAGCTGGTGTTACTCACCCGCACACCCGAGCCTGAGTAA
- a CDS encoding TerB family tellurite resistance protein: MKKYPNNSAEAMARILVMQMMCDGNFDPAEIDELEHLRVYEALGISRKAFIQVLQDYCNDLSDDASDDGNIRLVDRERIDQLLDTVDDQRKRLMLAAIALGIAKSDNDFSNVELAVFRHMLKHWHLSLEDLQAAFTA, from the coding sequence ATGAAAAAATATCCCAACAATAGCGCAGAAGCGATGGCCCGCATTCTGGTCATGCAAATGATGTGCGATGGCAATTTTGACCCCGCTGAAATCGACGAACTGGAACACCTGCGCGTTTATGAAGCCTTGGGCATCAGCCGCAAAGCATTTATCCAGGTGCTGCAGGACTACTGCAACGACCTGTCTGACGACGCATCCGACGACGGCAATATCCGCCTGGTCGATCGCGAACGTATCGACCAGTTGCTCGATACAGTAGACGACCAACGCAAACGCCTGATGCTGGCGGCCATTGCGCTGGGCATTGCCAAGTCCGATAACGACTTCAGCAATGTTGAACTGGCTGTGTTCCGCCACATGCTCAAACACTGGCATCTGAGTCTGGAAGATCTGCAGGCCGCGTTCACCGCCTGA
- a CDS encoding universal stress protein — protein MYQRILVPVDDSNTSATALRESIRFAIDQKALVRLVHVIDLAQFAWSANEFLDVPQLQDALRKSGEQLLARYADILKQQNVNCEAGLLEAWGGNLARAIVDDAAEWKADVIVMGTHGYSGLTHLLLGSVAEGVMRHTAVPILLVRAKPNA, from the coding sequence ATGTATCAGCGCATTCTTGTTCCGGTAGATGACAGCAATACGAGTGCCACAGCGCTACGCGAGTCGATTCGCTTTGCGATTGATCAGAAGGCGCTAGTGCGCCTGGTACACGTTATTGATCTGGCGCAGTTCGCATGGAGTGCGAACGAGTTTCTTGATGTTCCGCAACTTCAGGATGCCCTGCGTAAGAGTGGTGAACAGTTATTGGCTAGATATGCCGATATCCTTAAACAGCAGAACGTCAATTGCGAGGCAGGTTTGCTTGAAGCATGGGGCGGCAACCTGGCCCGCGCCATTGTGGACGATGCGGCAGAATGGAAAGCCGACGTGATCGTCATGGGCACGCATGGCTACAGTGGCCTGACCCATTTACTGCTGGGGAGCGTCGCCGAGGGCGTCATGCGCCATACAGCAGTGCCAATCTTGCTGGTAAGAGCCAAACCCAATGCCTGA
- the rbsK gene encoding ribokinase — protein sequence MTAVKHQSEAAVPGRVVVIGSLNMDLVGRAERLPHPGETLAGTSFATIAGGKGGNQAVAAARLGAQVTMLGAVGADAYGAQLVNGLKAENIDCQGVARIADAATGVAMIIVDEASQNAILIIPGANARVDVAAINGAEPVLAAADVVVCQLEIPYPAVLAALQAGRRLGKTTILNPAPVTAALPGDWLSQIDYLIPNEIEAAMLSGIAVDSPQDACIAAQRLRMLGARNVIITLGARGLVALIDNDVAHYPGTPVHAVDTTAAGDTFTGGFAAALANGATPHAAIVLGQSAAAISVTRAGAQPSIPYLHELEHQA from the coding sequence GTGACAGCAGTCAAACATCAGAGCGAAGCGGCCGTGCCAGGGCGCGTGGTGGTAATTGGAAGCTTGAATATGGATCTGGTCGGTCGGGCCGAGCGCTTGCCGCATCCGGGCGAAACGCTGGCTGGTACCAGTTTTGCCACCATTGCAGGCGGTAAAGGCGGTAATCAGGCTGTTGCCGCCGCCCGATTGGGCGCACAAGTGACCATGCTGGGCGCTGTGGGTGCAGACGCCTATGGCGCGCAGTTGGTGAACGGGTTAAAGGCCGAGAATATCGATTGCCAAGGGGTTGCCAGGATTGCTGACGCGGCAACTGGCGTGGCAATGATCATCGTGGATGAGGCGAGCCAGAACGCCATTCTGATTATTCCTGGAGCCAATGCGCGGGTGGATGTTGCCGCCATTAACGGCGCGGAACCCGTACTGGCCGCCGCAGATGTTGTGGTATGCCAACTGGAAATCCCCTATCCGGCGGTGCTGGCCGCATTACAAGCGGGCCGCCGTCTGGGCAAGACCACGATTTTGAATCCGGCGCCGGTCACCGCAGCCTTGCCTGGCGACTGGCTAAGCCAGATTGATTATCTGATCCCCAATGAAATTGAAGCGGCCATGCTCAGTGGTATCGCCGTGGATTCGCCACAAGATGCCTGCATCGCCGCGCAGCGGCTACGTATGCTGGGTGCTCGCAATGTGATCATTACGCTGGGTGCTCGTGGCCTGGTGGCGTTGATCGACAACGACGTTGCGCATTATCCGGGCACTCCGGTGCATGCAGTGGACACCACTGCCGCCGGGGATACCTTCACGGGTGGCTTTGCCGCAGCGCTGGCCAACGGCGCCACGCCGCATGCCGCCATCGTGTTGGGGCAAAGCGCCGCGGCGATCTCGGTAACGCGCGCGGGTGCACAGCCGTCTATTCCTTATCTACACGAACTGGAGCATCAGGCATGA
- a CDS encoding helix-turn-helix domain-containing protein: MANNTVNPREIRRQLGMNQQEFWSKIGVTQSGGSRYESGRNMPRPVRELLRVVHIEQINLEELNREDHQVMRYLREYKPELLETLRAAAREREKHQSRFTMSSMLAR; the protein is encoded by the coding sequence ATGGCGAACAATACAGTTAACCCACGGGAAATCCGCCGCCAGCTCGGAATGAATCAACAGGAATTCTGGAGCAAGATCGGTGTAACCCAAAGTGGCGGTTCACGCTACGAAAGCGGCCGCAACATGCCGCGTCCGGTACGTGAATTGCTGCGCGTAGTACATATTGAGCAAATCAATCTGGAAGAACTCAATCGCGAAGACCATCAGGTCATGCGTTATCTGCGTGAGTACAAACCAGAATTGCTTGAAACATTGCGTGCCGCAGCGCGAGAACGTGAAAAGCATCAATCCCGTTTTACCATGTCGAGCATGCTGGCCAGGTAA
- a CDS encoding ferritin-like domain-containing protein, which yields MSNSLTSVETALLAFDPDEKIALLNGIVAMAPMPISPEPRRLAEPGRPPKPILISPKEVPKRGLGSIEGRAALLHALAHIEFNAVNLALDAIYRFREMPLAYYEDWLQVAKEEALHFTLLRDYLQKSGFDYGDFPAHNGLWDMALRTDHDVMVRMALVPRILEARGLDVTPGIRAKLWSVGDRQAAKILDVILRDEIGHVQIGNRWYHWCCEQRGLEPVATFVSLLRDYAVPAYPGALNHAARREAGFSDEELALIESLQS from the coding sequence ATGTCAAATTCACTTACTTCGGTTGAAACTGCGCTGCTGGCATTTGATCCAGATGAAAAAATTGCGCTGCTCAACGGGATCGTCGCAATGGCGCCCATGCCAATCAGCCCGGAACCGCGTCGATTGGCAGAGCCGGGCCGCCCGCCGAAACCCATCCTCATTTCTCCCAAGGAAGTACCCAAGCGTGGGTTGGGTTCGATAGAAGGAAGGGCGGCGCTGTTACATGCGCTGGCGCATATTGAATTCAATGCGGTGAACCTTGCGCTTGATGCCATATATCGTTTTCGCGAAATGCCTTTGGCTTACTACGAAGACTGGCTGCAGGTGGCGAAAGAAGAGGCACTGCATTTCACCTTGTTGCGCGATTACCTACAGAAATCCGGCTTTGATTACGGTGACTTTCCCGCACATAACGGCCTGTGGGATATGGCGTTACGCACAGATCACGATGTAATGGTCCGCATGGCGCTGGTTCCGCGCATTCTGGAAGCGCGCGGGCTGGATGTGACTCCCGGTATCCGCGCCAAGTTATGGTCGGTGGGGGATCGTCAGGCAGCAAAAATTCTCGATGTGATTTTGCGCGACGAGATTGGACACGTGCAGATCGGTAACAGGTGGTATCACTGGTGCTGCGAACAGCGCGGGCTGGAGCCGGTGGCCACATTTGTCAGCCTGTTACGGGATTACGCGGTGCCGGCATATCCCGGTGCGTTGAATCATGCGGCGCGGCGTGAAGCGGGTTTTAGTGATGAGGAACTGGCGCTGATTGAGTCGCTGCAGAGCTGA